The sequence GGCACACCCTGATCTTGCTAAGAAGTGTTCAACACCGTTCACGCCAGCCAACCCAGCGACAGGCGAAGATGCTCAGGTTGAGTGCCGTACCTCTGATTTCACGCTGGCGGAGTTTAAGACCCTGAAAGGGAAAATGGATGGTGCGAACCCAAAAGCAACCACTGTCGAAGAGTATATGAATGGCACTCCTGGTTGGAGAACCGATCTTTACAGCCAAAGTGGAACACTGATGACACACGCCGAAAGTGCGGCACTGTTTAAAGAGCACGGCGTGAAGGTGACTCCTGAATTGAAATCGGCGGCGGTTGAAATGCCTTTCAATGGCTTTACCCAAGAGATGTACGCGCAGAAGCTGGTGGATGAGCTGAAAGAGGCGGGCTTTGAGCCTTCGGAGACTTACTTACAGTCATTCAACTTGGATGATGTGAAGTACTGGGTTAATGAGACGCCTAAGTTCGGTAAGCAAGCCGTTTATCTTGACGACCGTGTCTATGAGCAAGCGGACTTTGTCGCGTCTGTTGAAAACATGAAAGAGCTACACGATGCGGGTGTGAATATCATCGCGCCACCTCTGTTTGCTTTGGTTGAGCTAGGTGAGAACAACGAACTGGTTGCGTCTAACTACGCGAAACTGGCAAAAGATGCTGACCTTGAGATCATTGCATGGACACTTGAGCGTTCGGGCCCACTAGCGCAAGGCGGCGGTTGGTATTACCAAAGCGTGAAAGATGGCATCAACAACGATGGCGAC comes from Vibrio bathopelagicus and encodes:
- a CDS encoding glycerophosphodiester phosphodiesterase family protein translates to MKQILKGSIALILGVSSMTAWAATESADLGPRPLFLVNNMDESPLKTKLLSCSEGPFHRSDFSIGHRGAAMQFPEHTKESYLAAIQMGAGVVECDVTFTKDKALVCRHSQSDLHTTTDVLAHPDLAKKCSTPFTPANPATGEDAQVECRTSDFTLAEFKTLKGKMDGANPKATTVEEYMNGTPGWRTDLYSQSGTLMTHAESAALFKEHGVKVTPELKSAAVEMPFNGFTQEMYAQKLVDELKEAGFEPSETYLQSFNLDDVKYWVNETPKFGKQAVYLDDRVYEQADFVASVENMKELHDAGVNIIAPPLFALVELGENNELVASNYAKLAKDADLEIIAWTLERSGPLAQGGGWYYQSVKDGINNDGDMMKMLDVLAQDVGVIGVFSDWPATVTYYANCMDSDA